A genomic window from Scatophagus argus isolate fScaArg1 chromosome 17, fScaArg1.pri, whole genome shotgun sequence includes:
- the exosc7 gene encoding exosome complex component RRP42 isoform X1 encodes MATVQVSEAEKVYILHGIRDDLRVDGRGCEDYRHMEIETDVVSNTDGSAKVTLGHTVVLVGIKTEIGKPRPMVPDEGYLEFFVDCSANATPEFEGRGGEELGTALSNTLYKVFNNKHSVDLRSLCISPGEHCWILYVDVLLLQCDGNLYDAISIAIKAALFNTKIPKVHISTDEEGGKEIELSDDPYDCVRLDVESVPCIVTLCKVGHRHVVDATLQEKACSVASLIIAVTHKGTVTCIRKVGGGSLDPESIFEMTEAGKRVGKALHAPLMKLLQQEESVGRKRQKVGFLG; translated from the exons ATGGCAACAGTACAAGTCAGCGAGGCTGAAAAGGTGTACATATTACACGGTATACGG GATGACTTACGGGTGGATGGAAGAGGCTGTGAGGACTACAGACACATGGAAATAGAGACTGACGTAGTTTCCAACACAGACGGCTCGGCCAAAGTCACACTG GGACACACGGTGGTTCTGGTTGGGATTAAGACTGAAATCGGAAAACCAAGGCCTATGGTGCCAGATGAAGGATACTTAGAGTTTTTTGTCGATTG TTCGGCCAATGCAACCCCTGAGTTTGAGGGCAGAGGAGGCGAGGAGCTGGGGACGGCGCTGAGTAACACTCTCTACAAAGTcttcaacaacaaacacagcGTGGACCTGAGGAGCCTCTGTATCAGTCCAGGAGAACACTGCTGGATCCTCTATGTGGATGTGTTG CTCCTGCAATGTGACGGAAACCTGTACGATGCCATCTCAATTGCTATCAAGGCAGCTCTCTTCAACACAAA AATTCCTAAAGTGCACATATCGACCGAcgaagaaggagggaaggaaatCGAGCTGTCGGATGACCCGTACGACTGCGTGAGACTTGACGTAGAAAGCGTTCCTTGCATCGTGACGTTGTGTAAG GTGGGCCACCGGCACGTAGTGGACGCGACTCTGCAGGAGAAGGCCTGCTCTGTGGCCAGCCTCATCATCGCTGTCACGCACAAGGGCACGGTCACCTGCATCAGGAAGGTGGGCGGAGGCAGCCTGGATCCAGAGAGCATCTTTGAAATGACGGAG GCAGGTAAACGGGTCGGGAAGGCTCTTCATGCTCCACtcatgaagctgctgcagcaggaggagagcgTGGGAAGGAAGCGACAGAAAGTCGGCTTCCTTGGTTGA
- the exosc7 gene encoding exosome complex component RRP42 isoform X2, with protein MEIETDVVSNTDGSAKVTLGHTVVLVGIKTEIGKPRPMVPDEGYLEFFVDCSANATPEFEGRGGEELGTALSNTLYKVFNNKHSVDLRSLCISPGEHCWILYVDVLLLQCDGNLYDAISIAIKAALFNTKIPKVHISTDEEGGKEIELSDDPYDCVRLDVESVPCIVTLCKVGHRHVVDATLQEKACSVASLIIAVTHKGTVTCIRKVGGGSLDPESIFEMTEAGKRVGKALHAPLMKLLQQEESVGRKRQKVGFLG; from the exons ATGGAAATAGAGACTGACGTAGTTTCCAACACAGACGGCTCGGCCAAAGTCACACTG GGACACACGGTGGTTCTGGTTGGGATTAAGACTGAAATCGGAAAACCAAGGCCTATGGTGCCAGATGAAGGATACTTAGAGTTTTTTGTCGATTG TTCGGCCAATGCAACCCCTGAGTTTGAGGGCAGAGGAGGCGAGGAGCTGGGGACGGCGCTGAGTAACACTCTCTACAAAGTcttcaacaacaaacacagcGTGGACCTGAGGAGCCTCTGTATCAGTCCAGGAGAACACTGCTGGATCCTCTATGTGGATGTGTTG CTCCTGCAATGTGACGGAAACCTGTACGATGCCATCTCAATTGCTATCAAGGCAGCTCTCTTCAACACAAA AATTCCTAAAGTGCACATATCGACCGAcgaagaaggagggaaggaaatCGAGCTGTCGGATGACCCGTACGACTGCGTGAGACTTGACGTAGAAAGCGTTCCTTGCATCGTGACGTTGTGTAAG GTGGGCCACCGGCACGTAGTGGACGCGACTCTGCAGGAGAAGGCCTGCTCTGTGGCCAGCCTCATCATCGCTGTCACGCACAAGGGCACGGTCACCTGCATCAGGAAGGTGGGCGGAGGCAGCCTGGATCCAGAGAGCATCTTTGAAATGACGGAG GCAGGTAAACGGGTCGGGAAGGCTCTTCATGCTCCACtcatgaagctgctgcagcaggaggagagcgTGGGAAGGAAGCGACAGAAAGTCGGCTTCCTTGGTTGA